The Vicia villosa cultivar HV-30 ecotype Madison, WI linkage group LG1, Vvil1.0, whole genome shotgun sequence genome includes a region encoding these proteins:
- the LOC131622657 gene encoding zingipain-2-like, which yields MKFLIIVCIMILWACAMSRTLYESSVAEKHQQWMIKHGRTYTNSVEMEKRLQIFKENLEFIEKFNNAGNKSYKLGLNPYSDLTSEEFIASHTGIKIPNQLSSSKLGSNAILFDVNDDVPTNLDWREQGAVTDVKNQGNCGCCWAFSAVAAVEGITKIKAGNLISLSEQQLLDCDQQSHGCGGGYMDSAFQSIIQTNGIASEADYPYQEVQQTCQKNDQMATAAQITSFVDVHANDEQQLLQAIAQQPVSVGIKVGSEFQSYKEGIYSGTCGTSFNHAVTAVGYGVTEDGTKYWLIKNQWGKDWGEGGYMRVLRENGDPEGQCGIAAHASYPTI from the exons ATGAAGTTTCTTATTATTGTTTGTATCATGATCTTGTGGGCATGTGCTATGTCTCGCACACTCTATGAATCATCTGTTGCCGAAAAACATCAGCAATGGATGATCAAACACGGACGCACATACACAAATAGTGTTGAAATGGAGAAACGCTTACAAATATTCAAAGAGAATTTGGAATTCATAGAAAAATTTAACAATGCTGGTAACAAGAGTTACAAGCTTGGCCTAAATCCATATTCTGATTTGACTAGTGAAGAGTTTATTGCTTCACATACCGGAATTAAGATTCCAAACCAACTTTCTTCCTCCAAGTTGGGGTCAAATGCAATACTGTTCGATGTTAATGATGATGTTCCAACCAACTTAGACTGGAGAGAACAGGGAGCTGTCACTGACGTTAAGAACCAAGGCAATTGTG GATGTTGCTGGGCATTTTCAGCTGTGGCAGCTGTAGAAGGTATTACGAAAATCAAAGCTGGTAACTTGATCTCATTGTCGGAGCAACAATTGCTTGACTGTGATCAACAGAGCCATGGGTGTGGTGGAGGTTATATGGATAGTGCCTTCCAATCTATAATACAAACCAATGGTATCGCTAGTGAAGCAGATTATCCATACCAAGAAGTTCAACAAACATGCCAAAAAAATGATCAGATGGCAACCGCAGCTCAAATAACTAGTTTTGTAGATGTACATGCTAATGATGAACAACAACTACTACAAGCTATAGCACAACAACCAGTATCAGTTGGAATCAAAGTTGGTAGTGAATTTCAGTCATACAAGGAAGGCATATATTCCGGAACATGTGGAacatccttcaaccatgcagttacAGCAGTTGGTTATGGAGTAACGGAAGATGGAACAAAGTATTGGTTGATTAAGAATCAATGGGGTAAAGATTGGGGTGAAGGAGGGTACATGAGGGTGTTGAGGGAAAATGGTGACCCTGAAGGTCAATGTGGCATTGCTGCACATGCTTCTTATCCCACTATATAG